From the Flavobacterium galactosidilyticum genome, one window contains:
- a CDS encoding M23 family metallopeptidase has protein sequence MKYVLIVIIALFSLVSCDKTKEVAEEKVVKKVPKKSEFGFVYADFNVVHDTIERGDAFGTILEGQNIGDRKIYDVIAAIKDTFNVRSIRFHKPFTLLRSKNKKHELQVFIYQPDALSYYVVDFRDSAVVAYKKIKPITIKRRTIGGVLKESLSETLGNAKVEGVLASKIAKIYAYSIDFMKLKKGDRFAITFTERFINDSIYDGVEDLEASFFEYRGKIIYAFPFAQNPNSDKIEYYDEEGKTLKNFFLKSPIKFSRISSRFSSSRFHPVQHRWKAHKGTDYAAPRGTPITTTAGGVVEQSGYSAGNGNFVKVKHNGTYATQYLHMSKILVKRGQRVAQGQVIGLVGSTGLATGPHVCYRFWKNGVQVDALKLKLPNGEPMTGASKSRYLEKITPLKFELDSVANL, from the coding sequence TTGAAATACGTATTAATAGTTATAATAGCACTATTCTCTTTAGTTTCATGTGATAAAACTAAAGAAGTAGCTGAGGAGAAAGTAGTAAAAAAAGTTCCTAAAAAATCGGAATTTGGGTTTGTATATGCTGACTTTAATGTTGTTCACGACACTATAGAAAGAGGAGATGCTTTTGGAACTATTCTAGAAGGCCAGAATATAGGTGATCGTAAAATATATGACGTTATTGCTGCAATAAAAGATACATTTAATGTTAGATCAATCAGATTTCATAAACCTTTTACTTTACTTCGATCTAAAAATAAGAAGCATGAACTACAGGTTTTTATTTATCAACCTGATGCTTTAAGTTATTATGTGGTCGATTTTCGAGATTCGGCTGTTGTAGCTTATAAAAAAATTAAACCTATTACAATTAAAAGACGTACCATAGGTGGCGTTTTGAAGGAATCATTGTCCGAGACTTTAGGCAATGCCAAAGTAGAAGGAGTCTTAGCGAGTAAAATAGCTAAGATCTATGCCTATTCTATTGATTTTATGAAACTAAAAAAAGGAGATCGTTTTGCAATAACGTTTACAGAACGGTTTATAAACGACTCAATTTATGATGGTGTGGAGGATTTAGAAGCATCATTTTTCGAATATAGAGGTAAGATTATTTATGCCTTTCCCTTCGCTCAAAATCCTAATTCAGACAAAATAGAATATTACGACGAAGAGGGAAAGACGCTCAAGAATTTCTTTCTGAAGTCACCTATTAAGTTTAGCAGAATTTCATCACGGTTTTCATCCTCTCGATTTCATCCTGTACAACATCGATGGAAAGCACATAAGGGAACCGATTATGCAGCGCCTCGCGGAACTCCTATTACTACCACGGCAGGTGGTGTTGTGGAGCAAAGCGGATATTCAGCTGGAAATGGAAACTTTGTAAAAGTGAAACACAACGGGACTTACGCTACGCAGTATTTGCATATGTCAAAAATACTAGTGAAACGCGGTCAGCGCGTTGCCCAAGGTCAAGTGATTGGATTAGTGGGAAGCACCGGGCTTGCTACGGGGCCACATGTTTGTTATCGTTTTTGGAAAAATGGGGTTCAAGTAGATGCATTAAAACTCAAATTGCCTAATGGCGAACCAATGACAGGCGCTAGCAAAAGTCGTTATCTTGAAAAAATCACTCCGTTAAAATTTGAATTAGATAGTGTTGCTAATTTGTAA
- a CDS encoding tryptophan 2,3-dioxygenase family protein → MNENEVSDELLKEIELKYQAINQKTETQLEGLLWSKPITYWDYIQTDALLSLQIQRTTLPDEMVFIMYHQVNELIFKMILWEMKQISYCENIRTEFFTERLMRVSRYFDMLTTSFSIMGDGMEVDQYMKFRNTLTPASGFQSAQYRLIEFSSTDLINLIDYRYRGTIDRSTSYHFAFEHLYWQAAGKDYQTGKKSYLLEEFEKKYKKVFLAHMQEYNTINIWQKFKQLPELDQKNPALVEAMRHYDHTVNITWVMQHLNTAKKYIDQSGKGDGEATGGSDWKKYMHPKYQRRIFFPELWSSDELENWGVEM, encoded by the coding sequence ATGAATGAAAATGAGGTTTCAGATGAATTACTAAAAGAAATTGAGCTTAAATACCAAGCAATAAATCAAAAGACAGAAACACAGTTAGAAGGACTATTATGGTCTAAACCCATTACTTATTGGGATTATATTCAAACGGATGCTTTGTTAAGTCTTCAAATTCAAAGAACTACACTTCCTGATGAAATGGTTTTTATCATGTATCATCAGGTTAATGAGTTAATTTTTAAAATGATTCTTTGGGAGATGAAACAAATCTCTTATTGTGAAAATATTCGAACTGAATTTTTCACTGAAAGATTAATGCGTGTAAGTCGATATTTTGATATGCTAACCACTTCTTTTAGCATTATGGGAGATGGTATGGAAGTCGATCAATATATGAAGTTTAGAAATACTTTGACTCCTGCCTCCGGTTTTCAAAGTGCACAATACAGATTAATTGAATTCTCCTCTACAGATTTGATTAATTTAATAGATTATAGATATAGAGGAACAATTGATAGAAGTACTTCTTACCATTTTGCTTTCGAACATTTGTATTGGCAAGCCGCTGGGAAAGATTATCAGACGGGAAAGAAATCGTACTTGCTAGAAGAGTTTGAAAAAAAATACAAAAAAGTGTTCCTAGCGCATATGCAGGAATACAATACCATTAATATTTGGCAAAAATTCAAACAATTGCCTGAATTGGATCAAAAAAATCCAGCATTAGTAGAAGCAATGCGTCATTACGACCACACGGTAAATATTACTTGGGTAATGCAGCATTTGAATACTGCAAAGAAATATATTGATCAAAGCGGGAAAGGTGATGGAGAAGCTACAGGCGGAAGCGACTGGAAAAAGTACATGCATCCAAAATACCAGAGAAGAATTTTTTTTCCAGAATTATGGAGTAGCGACGAATTGGAAAATTGGGGAGTGGAAATGTAG
- a CDS encoding DUF3108 domain-containing protein has product MKKILLLLILITTLSLDSPQQDAYDVGEYFKLRIHYGIVNAGYATLEVKDATVNSKKAFHVVGKGYTTGMSRFFFKVDDLYESYIDKETGNPFQYVRKINEGGYTKNQEGFFNQATNRVVVKDYKNKSEKTIMVPKNTQDILSTFYYLRNHPNIDKLKVGEAIAIDMFFDDETTKFKLKFIGRENITTKFGVVPSMIFRPLVQSGRVFKEQESLTVWISDDDNKLPIRIKASLAVGSIKADLDEYRGLKNPFKKK; this is encoded by the coding sequence ATGAAAAAGATACTACTACTCCTTATACTAATTACTACCCTAAGTTTGGATTCCCCGCAACAAGATGCTTATGATGTAGGTGAATATTTTAAACTTAGAATCCATTACGGTATTGTTAACGCTGGTTATGCAACGCTCGAAGTTAAAGACGCAACAGTCAATTCTAAAAAAGCTTTTCACGTTGTTGGAAAAGGATATACCACTGGAATGTCACGATTTTTCTTTAAGGTAGACGATCTCTACGAAAGTTATATTGACAAAGAAACTGGAAATCCATTTCAGTATGTCAGAAAAATAAATGAAGGTGGCTACACTAAAAATCAAGAGGGATTTTTTAATCAGGCAACAAATCGTGTTGTCGTAAAAGATTATAAAAACAAGAGTGAGAAAACTATAATGGTTCCAAAAAACACTCAAGATATCTTATCCACTTTTTATTATTTAAGGAATCATCCTAATATTGATAAGTTAAAAGTGGGTGAAGCAATTGCTATTGACATGTTTTTTGATGATGAAACTACAAAATTTAAGCTAAAGTTTATTGGACGAGAAAATATAACCACTAAATTTGGCGTTGTTCCATCAATGATTTTTAGACCTTTAGTGCAATCTGGACGTGTTTTTAAAGAACAAGAAAGTTTAACGGTTTGGATTTCAGACGATGATAATAAATTACCAATTAGAATTAAAGCTAGTTTAGCCGTAGGTTCAATCAAGGCAGACTTAGATGAATACAGAGGATTAAAAAATCCTTTCAAAAAGAAATAA